Proteins encoded by one window of Pseudonocardia sp. HH130629-09:
- a CDS encoding IclR family transcriptional regulator — MTTEGPKRLLVLGKITDILDAFTLQRPVLGLGEIQQATGIPTSTVQRLVSNMVAEGLLDRVGDRVRIGIRMAYWAGAAARGVDLLELAGPLLRELRDTTGETAALFRDEGGHRVCVAVAETRHALRREMHVGRIVPLHTGSAGRVLLAWAPELAEQVLAGPLEPLTDHTVTSSQRLRELLADTRRDGFAITVAERDDGGSGLSAPVFDHAGEVAAALTISGPTIRFGRSECEKCVDLLVGAAERLTRTLGGRPPG, encoded by the coding sequence ATGACCACCGAGGGCCCGAAGCGGCTCCTGGTCCTCGGCAAGATCACCGACATCCTGGACGCGTTCACGCTGCAGCGCCCGGTGCTCGGGCTGGGCGAGATCCAGCAGGCGACCGGCATCCCGACCTCGACGGTGCAGCGCCTGGTGTCCAACATGGTCGCCGAGGGGCTGCTGGACCGGGTCGGGGACCGGGTCCGGATCGGGATCCGGATGGCCTACTGGGCCGGAGCCGCGGCCCGCGGGGTCGACCTGCTCGAGCTCGCCGGGCCGCTGCTGCGCGAGCTGCGCGACACCACCGGGGAGACGGCGGCACTGTTCCGGGACGAGGGCGGGCACCGGGTGTGCGTCGCCGTCGCCGAGACTCGGCACGCGCTGCGCCGGGAGATGCACGTCGGGCGGATCGTGCCGCTGCACACCGGCTCGGCCGGGCGGGTGCTGCTGGCCTGGGCCCCCGAGCTGGCCGAGCAGGTGCTCGCCGGTCCCCTGGAGCCCCTCACCGACCACACGGTGACCAGCTCGCAGCGGCTGCGCGAGCTGCTCGCCGACACCCGTCGCGACGGGTTCGCGATCACCGTCGCCGAGCGCGACGACGGCGGCTCCGGGCTCTCCGCCCCCGTCTTCGACCACGCAGGCGAGGTCGCGGCAGCGCTCACGATCAGCGGACCGACCATCCGGTTCGGCCGCTCGGAGTGCGAGAAGTGCGTGGACCTGCTCGTCGGCGCCGCGGAGCGGCTCACCCGGACCCTCGGGGGGCGCCCGCCGGGCTGA
- a CDS encoding hydroxymethylglutaryl-CoA lyase, whose protein sequence is MSTDGIVLRDVTLRDGLQLTGKPLPTDRKVELVRALLGAGVPELEIGSLARGDLVPPLADTLDVVAALTPEELERCWVWVATPRHVQKAVAAGARNVQYCFSVSDAHNNANVGRDTAVSLDAMPQAVEYARAAGGRIQLCLATAFTCPFDGPVDPDRVLGIVADPRTAGSCDVVVCDTLGQANPAEVGSLVGRVAAVADGRRVAFHGHDTWGQGVANALAAVQNGATVLDGALGGLGGCPFAPGASGNTASEDLLFALRPDWLTPAVLAGLVTWSEDLLAELGEPMRSATARGVRSNALAFPWTAGPRG, encoded by the coding sequence ATGAGCACCGACGGGATCGTCCTGCGGGACGTCACGCTGCGCGACGGACTGCAGCTCACCGGCAAGCCGCTGCCCACCGACCGCAAGGTCGAGCTGGTCCGTGCGCTGCTCGGGGCGGGCGTGCCGGAGCTGGAGATCGGGTCGCTGGCTCGCGGTGACCTGGTGCCGCCGCTGGCCGACACCCTCGACGTCGTCGCCGCGCTCACGCCGGAGGAGCTGGAGCGCTGCTGGGTGTGGGTGGCGACGCCGCGGCACGTGCAGAAGGCGGTGGCGGCCGGCGCGCGCAACGTCCAGTACTGCTTCTCCGTGTCCGACGCGCACAACAACGCCAACGTCGGCCGTGACACCGCCGTCTCCCTCGACGCGATGCCGCAGGCCGTCGAGTACGCGCGCGCCGCGGGCGGACGCATCCAGCTGTGCCTGGCGACGGCGTTCACCTGCCCGTTCGACGGGCCCGTCGACCCGGACCGGGTGCTCGGGATCGTCGCCGACCCGCGCACTGCGGGCTCCTGCGACGTCGTCGTCTGCGACACGCTCGGACAGGCGAACCCGGCCGAGGTCGGGTCGCTGGTCGGGCGCGTCGCGGCGGTCGCCGACGGCCGCCGCGTCGCCTTCCACGGCCACGACACCTGGGGCCAGGGCGTCGCGAACGCGCTCGCCGCTGTGCAGAACGGCGCGACCGTCCTCGACGGTGCGCTGGGCGGCCTCGGTGGCTGCCCGTTCGCGCCCGGGGCCAGCGGCAACACCGCCAGCGAGGACCTGCTGTTCGCGCTGCGCCCGGACTGGCTGACCCCCGCCGTGCTGGCCGGGCTCGTGACGTGGTCGGAGGACCTGCTCGCCGAGCTGGGGGAGCCGATGCGCTCGGCGACCGCGCGCGGCGTCCGCTCGAACGCCCTGGCGTTCCCGTGGACGGCGGGGCCCCGCGGCTGA
- a CDS encoding CaiB/BaiF CoA transferase family protein gives MSQLPLSGVRVLELGNYIAAPTAGRLLADFGAEVIKVERPGTGDEIRNWRLYAGDTSMLYRTLNRNKRSVTLDMRSAAGKQAVLDLATRSDVVLENFRPGTLERWGLGPAELDAVNPDVVLVRISAFGQTGPLSSRPGFAAVAEAMGGLRALVGEADRPPSRTGVSIGDSIAGLYGAFSAMMGLYQRESRADRPGLDRRCMDVALNEAVFSMMESLVPDHLAYGVERRRVGGRMEGIAPSNAYVCACGGSVVVAGNGDSIFGRLMTVIGRADLGADPELATNAGRWARRDELDGAIEAWTRSLPRDEVLAKLEETGVPAGPIHSAADIVADEQFRARDMVQYFDVDTGGDEPARVGFPGIVPVLGDRSVPVRSVGPDLGADTHDVLGGLLGYTPDRIRAASGEDA, from the coding sequence GTGTCGCAACTTCCGCTGTCCGGGGTCCGGGTGCTCGAGCTCGGCAACTACATCGCCGCCCCCACCGCCGGACGCCTGCTCGCCGACTTCGGCGCCGAGGTGATCAAGGTCGAGCGCCCCGGGACGGGCGACGAGATCCGCAACTGGCGGCTCTACGCCGGGGACACCTCGATGCTGTACCGGACGCTGAACCGCAACAAGCGCTCGGTCACCCTCGACATGCGCTCGGCCGCGGGGAAGCAGGCGGTACTGGACCTGGCCACCCGCTCCGACGTGGTGCTGGAGAACTTCCGGCCCGGCACGCTGGAGCGCTGGGGACTGGGCCCGGCCGAGCTCGACGCCGTCAACCCCGACGTCGTGCTCGTGCGGATCTCCGCGTTCGGGCAGACCGGACCGCTGTCGTCGCGGCCGGGGTTCGCCGCCGTCGCCGAGGCGATGGGCGGGCTGCGCGCGCTGGTCGGGGAGGCCGACCGGCCGCCGTCGCGGACGGGGGTGTCGATCGGGGACTCGATCGCCGGGCTCTACGGTGCGTTCTCCGCGATGATGGGCCTCTACCAGCGCGAGAGCCGCGCCGACCGGCCCGGCCTGGACCGGCGCTGCATGGACGTCGCGCTCAACGAGGCCGTGTTCTCGATGATGGAGTCGCTCGTCCCCGACCACCTCGCCTACGGCGTCGAGCGGCGTCGGGTCGGCGGGCGGATGGAGGGCATCGCCCCGTCCAACGCCTACGTCTGCGCCTGCGGCGGCAGCGTCGTCGTCGCCGGCAACGGCGACTCCATCTTCGGCCGGCTCATGACCGTCATCGGCCGCGCCGACCTCGGGGCGGACCCGGAGCTGGCCACCAACGCCGGCCGCTGGGCGCGCCGCGACGAGCTCGACGGCGCTATCGAGGCCTGGACCCGCTCGCTGCCCCGCGACGAGGTCCTCGCGAAGCTGGAGGAGACGGGCGTCCCGGCAGGGCCGATCCACTCCGCCGCCGACATCGTCGCCGACGAGCAGTTCCGCGCCCGCGACATGGTCCAGTACTTCGACGTCGACACCGGCGGCGACGAGCCCGCCCGCGTCGGGTTCCCCGGCATCGTGCCGGTGCTGGGCGACCGCTCGGTGCCGGTCCGCTCGGTCGGGCCGGACCTGGGTGCCGACACGCACGACGTGCTCGGGGGTCTGCTCGGGTACACCCCGGACAGGATCCGGGCCGCATCGGGGGAGGACGCATGA
- a CDS encoding GntP family permease encodes MNTAVAVLAVVVLIVRFRLNPVISLVIGAVYLGLTAGLGVTGTVDAVTGGFGDILADVGLLIAFGVLTGSMLHHAGAIERLVSALLTACGPRGMPYATAVTVSTALQSIFVDVLLVISAPLARRIAPRIGDRGLPRMATALAIGLECGIVFMVPGVGAVALAGVLGVPLGQMLILGLVVVVPTVLIATAIMSALLRRGWWDPARDEQEPVAAGVPGGPGAGAPHAAATDAAATVPSPADAAPPGDSPSGDLPPSGGAVPGPGAGQGAPGAGAGGAGRADGAAADTAVSGTARRELPLALLFGPLLVGLLLIAAGAVLDAAGVTHPVLAFLGEPVIALLLALIGTTAVVGVAHGRDMVESAVTDGFRESGQILILTGVGGSLATTIGDAGLGEILGRFFSASTAAPLLMVWLIAAVLHVAIGSVTISAITAAGVLAPVAPVIGLAPVLIALAAGAGALFAVHVTSNTFWLLQSLLGQSVRGTLKTCSVGVSIASVVAIIVILPLSLVV; translated from the coding sequence GTGAACACGGCTGTCGCCGTGCTCGCCGTCGTCGTGCTGATCGTGAGGTTCCGGCTCAACCCGGTGATCTCGCTCGTGATCGGCGCCGTCTACCTGGGGCTGACCGCCGGCCTGGGGGTGACGGGGACGGTCGACGCGGTCACCGGCGGGTTCGGCGACATCCTGGCCGACGTCGGGCTGCTCATCGCCTTCGGCGTCCTGACCGGGTCGATGCTGCACCACGCGGGCGCCATCGAACGGCTGGTCTCGGCGCTGCTGACGGCCTGCGGCCCGCGCGGGATGCCCTACGCCACCGCCGTCACCGTCTCCACCGCACTCCAGTCGATCTTCGTCGACGTGCTGCTGGTCATCTCCGCGCCGCTGGCCCGCCGGATCGCCCCGCGCATCGGGGACCGGGGACTGCCGCGGATGGCGACCGCGCTCGCGATCGGCCTGGAGTGCGGGATCGTGTTCATGGTCCCCGGGGTCGGCGCGGTCGCGCTCGCCGGTGTGCTCGGGGTGCCGCTGGGCCAGATGCTGATCCTGGGCCTGGTCGTCGTCGTGCCGACGGTGCTCATCGCCACCGCGATCATGTCCGCGCTGCTGCGTCGCGGCTGGTGGGACCCGGCGCGCGACGAGCAGGAGCCGGTCGCAGCGGGCGTACCCGGCGGACCGGGGGCCGGCGCCCCGCACGCCGCCGCGACCGACGCCGCCGCGACCGTCCCCTCCCCGGCCGACGCCGCCCCACCCGGTGACAGTCCCAGCGGGGACCTCCCGCCGTCGGGCGGAGCTGTTCCGGGCCCCGGGGCCGGGCAGGGGGCCCCGGGCGCTGGTGCCGGCGGCGCCGGTCGGGCGGACGGGGCGGCCGCCGACACCGCGGTGTCCGGCACCGCGCGTCGCGAGCTCCCGCTGGCCCTGCTGTTCGGGCCGCTGCTGGTGGGCCTGCTGCTCATCGCCGCGGGCGCCGTCCTCGACGCCGCCGGGGTGACCCACCCGGTGCTCGCGTTCCTGGGTGAGCCGGTGATCGCGCTGCTGCTGGCACTGATCGGGACCACCGCCGTCGTCGGGGTCGCCCACGGGCGCGACATGGTGGAGTCCGCCGTGACCGACGGGTTCCGCGAGAGCGGGCAGATCCTGATCCTCACGGGGGTCGGCGGCTCGCTCGCCACCACGATCGGCGACGCCGGGCTGGGCGAGATCCTCGGCCGCTTCTTCTCCGCGAGCACCGCCGCCCCGCTGCTGATGGTGTGGCTGATCGCCGCCGTGCTGCACGTCGCGATCGGGTCGGTCACGATCTCGGCGATCACCGCGGCCGGCGTGCTCGCCCCGGTCGCCCCGGTGATCGGCCTGGCCCCCGTGTTGATCGCGCTGGCGGCCGGAGCCGGGGCGCTGTTCGCGGTGCACGTCACGTCGAACACGTTCTGGCTGCTGCAGTCGCTGCTCGGGCAGTCCGTGCGGGGGACGCTCAAGACCTGCTCGGTCGGGGTCTCGATCGCCTCGGTCGTGGCGATCATCGTGATCCTGCCGCTGTCGCTCGTCGTCTAG
- a CDS encoding LysE family translocator, whose product MSWTSYGAYLLIVVGLVLMPGPDTFVMLRASLVGGRAGGLSTLAGVFTGNVLQGCAAAFGLGVLVAGSHTAFTVIRWAGVVYLCVLGVQALRAARRGDYPAVDDGGPRVPVRRSFLVGFGSNITNPKVLVMYLSVLPQFLVPGVTTIADALLLALSVAVLGGVYGVGLVLAVHRARGFFTRRRVRRAGDVVAGGALIGFGGALAVT is encoded by the coding sequence GTGAGCTGGACGTCCTACGGTGCCTACCTGTTGATCGTCGTCGGGCTGGTGCTGATGCCCGGCCCGGACACCTTCGTGATGCTGCGCGCCTCGCTGGTCGGCGGGCGCGCGGGCGGGCTGTCGACGCTGGCCGGGGTGTTCACCGGCAACGTCCTGCAGGGCTGCGCCGCGGCGTTCGGGCTCGGCGTGCTCGTCGCCGGCTCGCACACCGCGTTCACCGTGATCCGCTGGGCCGGCGTGGTCTACCTCTGTGTGCTCGGCGTGCAGGCGCTGCGGGCCGCCCGCCGCGGGGACTACCCCGCCGTCGACGACGGCGGTCCGCGGGTGCCGGTGCGGCGGTCGTTCCTGGTCGGTTTCGGCTCGAACATCACCAACCCGAAGGTGCTGGTCATGTACCTGTCGGTGCTGCCGCAGTTCCTCGTCCCCGGCGTGACGACCATCGCCGACGCGCTGCTGCTGGCGCTGTCGGTGGCGGTGCTCGGCGGCGTCTACGGGGTCGGCCTGGTCCTCGCCGTGCACCGGGCGCGGGGCTTCTTCACCCGGCGACGCGTGCGGCGCGCCGGTGACGTCGTCGCCGGCGGCGCGTTGATCGGGTTCGGCGGGGCGCTGGCCGTGACCTGA
- a CDS encoding pseudouridine synthase, which translates to MRSRRRRTSRGASPLPTVDGLAPARVRTPATQGWATMRDHLVDRFPHVADRIDARLAAGEIVTAAGPVTPVTPYTPSTTLWLYRDEPDEVPVPFGLPVLHADDDVVVVDKPHLLATIPRGSHVRQTVLVRLRHELGLPALSPAHRLDRATAGVLLLVVRPELRGAYQTLFARGRVTKTYEALARFDPDLELPRTEVSRIVKRPGVFAAVTEEGEPNAETRIELDGRRGDLARYRLTPRTGRTHQLRVHLNGLGVPILGDDVYPELRRRAPEDFTRPLQLLSRALEFDDPLTGVRRRFVSGRTLQAWDDPDGWAAGTPHEW; encoded by the coding sequence GTGAGATCCCGCCGGCGCCGCACCTCCCGGGGGGCGTCCCCGCTCCCGACGGTCGACGGCCTCGCGCCGGCCCGCGTCCGGACCCCGGCGACCCAGGGGTGGGCGACGATGCGCGACCACCTCGTCGACCGGTTCCCGCACGTCGCGGACCGGATCGACGCGCGCCTGGCCGCCGGGGAGATCGTGACCGCGGCCGGTCCGGTCACCCCGGTCACGCCGTACACGCCCTCGACGACGCTGTGGCTCTACCGCGACGAGCCCGACGAGGTGCCGGTGCCGTTCGGCCTGCCGGTGCTGCACGCCGACGACGACGTGGTCGTCGTCGACAAGCCGCACCTGCTCGCGACGATCCCACGCGGCAGCCACGTCCGCCAGACCGTGCTGGTGCGGCTGCGTCACGAGCTCGGGCTGCCCGCGCTCAGCCCGGCGCACCGGCTCGACCGCGCCACCGCGGGGGTGCTGCTACTGGTGGTGCGGCCCGAGCTGCGCGGCGCCTACCAGACGTTGTTCGCCCGCGGCCGCGTCACCAAGACCTACGAGGCCCTCGCCCGGTTCGACCCGGACCTGGAGCTGCCGCGCACCGAGGTGTCGCGGATCGTGAAACGCCCTGGGGTGTTCGCCGCCGTCACCGAGGAGGGCGAGCCGAACGCCGAGACCCGCATCGAGCTCGACGGTCGGCGCGGGGACCTGGCCCGCTACCGGCTGACCCCGCGCACCGGGCGGACCCACCAGCTGCGGGTGCACCTGAACGGGCTGGGCGTGCCGATCCTCGGCGACGACGTCTATCCCGAGCTGCGCCGGCGGGCGCCCGAGGACTTCACCCGCCCGCTCCAGCTCCTCTCCCGCGCGCTGGAGTTCGACGACCCGCTGACCGGGGTGCGGCGGCGCTTCGTGAGCGGCCGCACCCTGCAGGCGTGGGACGACCCGGACGGTTGGGCCGCCGGGACGCCGCACGAGTGGTGA